A single region of the Pontimicrobium sp. SW4 genome encodes:
- a CDS encoding DUF3078 domain-containing protein — protein sequence MKKLVLLATFFCAIAFTQAQTKEELKAQKAEKQAEADAAQGEANAIQAQIDALPGWRVGAFGTIGGSLSNFKNWYSQGTPNNSSGNIGFTVNGYANLIEDKFFWRNSLSTNLNWVKLDNKDTDLDDDSFNPTTDVFNLSSLYGRKLSEKFAISGLADYRTTLLNNFNDPGYLDLGAGATWTPVENLIVVIHPLNYNFVFSSGDTVFDSSMGAKIVADYTRQIGAINFKTNFSTFQSYKSSDLSNWTWTNSFGYTLWKMIGVGFDFGLRSNQQEAANYQGVALEDADNDLQSYYTFGLSYKF from the coding sequence ATGAAAAAATTAGTATTATTAGCCACTTTTTTTTGTGCTATAGCTTTCACACAAGCACAAACAAAAGAAGAGTTGAAAGCACAAAAAGCTGAAAAACAAGCCGAAGCTGATGCTGCTCAAGGAGAAGCAAATGCCATTCAAGCACAAATTGATGCCTTACCAGGTTGGAGAGTTGGTGCTTTTGGAACTATTGGTGGAAGTCTATCAAATTTCAAAAACTGGTACTCACAAGGAACACCAAATAACTCTTCAGGAAACATTGGTTTTACTGTAAATGGATATGCAAACCTTATTGAAGATAAATTCTTTTGGAGAAACTCTTTATCTACCAATTTAAATTGGGTAAAATTAGATAACAAGGATACAGATTTAGATGATGACAGTTTTAATCCAACCACTGATGTATTTAATTTATCGTCACTTTACGGTAGAAAACTTAGTGAAAAATTTGCTATCTCAGGTTTAGCAGACTATAGAACTACACTTTTAAATAATTTTAATGACCCAGGCTATTTAGACCTCGGTGCTGGTGCCACATGGACTCCTGTTGAAAATTTAATTGTGGTAATTCATCCATTAAACTACAACTTTGTGTTTAGCAGTGGCGATACCGTGTTTGACTCTTCAATGGGTGCTAAAATTGTTGCAGATTATACAAGACAAATAGGTGCTATTAACTTTAAAACTAATTTTTCAACATTTCAAAGTTATAAGTCTAGTGACTTATCTAACTGGACTTGGACCAACTCATTTGGATACACATTATGGAAAATGATTGGTGTTGGTTTCGATTTTGGTTTAAGAAGTAACCAACAAGAAGCTGCAAACTACCAAGGTGTAGCCCTAGAAGATGCCGATAACGATTTGCAAAGTTATTATACGTTTGGATTGAGCTATAAGTTCTAA
- a CDS encoding DUF2480 family protein, with the protein MTDEIINRVANSKLITIDLEDYYPDGARVLLDIKDWLLEGLVLREKDFRQQASEHHWKQYNGRFVALSCSSDAIIPAWAYMLLSTYLEPYATKTVIGDLKTLETSIYQDIISNLDITEFQDKPIIIKGCSNKPIPENAYIQLTMKLKPIAKSIMYGEACSSVPLYKKLKS; encoded by the coding sequence ATGACAGACGAAATCATAAATCGCGTAGCGAATAGTAAATTAATAACCATAGACTTAGAAGACTATTATCCAGATGGGGCACGTGTTCTTTTAGATATTAAAGATTGGTTATTGGAAGGCTTAGTATTACGTGAGAAAGATTTTAGACAACAAGCTAGTGAACACCATTGGAAACAGTATAATGGTCGTTTTGTTGCTTTAAGTTGTTCGTCTGATGCCATTATTCCTGCTTGGGCTTATATGCTGTTGTCTACATATCTAGAACCTTATGCTACTAAAACTGTTATAGGCGATTTAAAAACATTAGAAACTTCTATTTACCAAGATATTATTTCGAACTTAGATATTACTGAATTTCAAGATAAGCCAATCATTATAAAAGGTTGTTCTAACAAACCTATTCCAGAAAACGCTTATATTCAACTTACAATGAAGTTAAAACCTATTGCAAAATCTATAATGTATGGTGAGGCTTGTTCTTCAGTGCCTCTTTATAAAAAACTTAAATCTTAA
- a CDS encoding helix-turn-helix domain-containing protein — MNELGDKIRNVRKKKGLSQEELAESAKVNLRTIQRIENNESEPRGKTLHLICDVLDLNAEDILDYGKQTDTNFLVYFHLSVLIGLVIPLANFVIPFILWITKKDKIIGLKSIGANLLNFQIVWSFIAFLILTSSAFLKIVHLEIGPGNFILSFYIWIILCIINIILPILFATKIKKGKIGDFYPNIVKLIK; from the coding sequence ATGAATGAATTAGGTGATAAAATTAGAAACGTAAGAAAGAAAAAAGGTCTATCTCAAGAGGAATTAGCTGAATCTGCTAAAGTTAATTTAAGAACAATTCAACGTATTGAAAATAATGAAAGTGAACCTCGAGGAAAAACACTTCATTTAATTTGCGATGTGTTAGATTTAAACGCTGAAGATATTTTAGATTACGGAAAACAAACTGACACAAATTTTTTAGTTTATTTTCACTTATCTGTATTAATTGGTTTAGTAATTCCCTTAGCTAATTTTGTAATTCCATTCATTTTATGGATAACAAAAAAAGATAAAATAATTGGATTAAAGAGTATTGGTGCTAATTTATTGAATTTTCAAATCGTATGGAGCTTTATTGCATTTTTAATACTTACGTCAAGCGCGTTTTTAAAAATTGTACACTTAGAAATTGGTCCAGGGAATTTTATTCTTTCGTTTTACATATGGATAATCCTTTGTATAATTAATATTATACTACCTATATTATTTGCAACTAAAATTAAAAAAGGAAAAATTGGAGATTTCTATCCAAATATAGTTAAACTGATAAAATAG
- a CDS encoding iron-sulfur cluster assembly protein: MSTTQIDVNALGEKIVRVIKTIFDPEIPVDIYELGLIYDVFVNEDYEVKVLMTLTTPNCPVAETLPMEVEEKIKSIDEVKSAEVEITFDPPWSQDLMSEEAKLELGML, encoded by the coding sequence ATGAGCACAACACAAATAGATGTAAACGCCTTAGGCGAAAAAATAGTTCGCGTTATAAAAACAATATTCGACCCAGAAATTCCAGTAGATATTTATGAACTTGGCCTTATCTATGACGTTTTTGTTAATGAAGACTACGAAGTTAAAGTTTTAATGACTCTAACTACACCAAACTGTCCAGTAGCAGAAACGTTGCCAATGGAAGTTGAAGAAAAAATTAAGTCTATTGATGAAGTTAAAAGCGCGGAAGTAGAAATTACTTTTGATCCGCCTTGGAGTCAAGATTTAATGAGCGAAGAAGCAAAGTTAGAATTGGGTATGCTGTAG
- a CDS encoding SufE family protein — MTIKDIQNEIIDEFSMFDDWMQRYEYMIELGKSLPLIEDQYKTDDNIIKGCQSKVWVHSEMKDDKVVFTADSDAIITKGIIAILIRVFSNQTPQEIIDADTTFIDEIGLKEHLSPTRANGLVSMIKQIKMYAIAYQTQVK, encoded by the coding sequence GTGACAATTAAAGATATACAAAACGAGATTATTGATGAGTTCTCTATGTTTGACGACTGGATGCAACGCTATGAATATATGATAGAACTTGGCAAGTCTTTACCTCTTATTGAAGATCAATATAAAACCGATGACAACATCATTAAAGGGTGTCAAAGTAAGGTTTGGGTTCATTCCGAAATGAAAGACGACAAGGTAGTTTTTACTGCAGATAGCGATGCGATAATTACTAAAGGCATCATTGCCATTTTAATTAGAGTATTCTCAAACCAAACACCTCAAGAAATTATTGACGCCGACACAACTTTTATTGACGAGATTGGATTAAAAGAACATTTGTCACCAACTAGAGCTAACGGTTTAGTAAGTATGATAAAACAAATAAAAATGTATGCCATAGCATACCAAACGCAAGTAAAATAA
- a CDS encoding zinc metalloprotease codes for MKKVLLSMAVIALIFTACSDDSKEEFNNDELNQEEINNAMGQAEKQCFTMEILEENISNDPSIISKMAKIEDQTRRFIENGENLRLVNGKIQIPVVFHVIYRTSSENLPLSVLQGQIDALNEDFNLQNPNRGAMPSEFAGVEANVDIDFVIEDVIRVQNSKKRSWRPNDDMKFSSKGGSNVVNPQEFLNVWIVNSMPYRGGQILGYAQFPGGNWATDGVVLAKNFVGATDRTATHEVGHWLNLRHIWGDGGCGASDFVADTPDADGPSRGCPTYPTVECGSNNMTMNFMDYSDDSCMYMFTQGQKSRMDAVFASNGFRATMAD; via the coding sequence ATGAAAAAAGTACTTTTAAGTATGGCTGTAATAGCCTTAATTTTTACCGCTTGTAGCGATGATTCAAAAGAAGAGTTTAACAATGACGAGCTCAATCAAGAAGAAATCAATAATGCAATGGGACAAGCCGAAAAGCAATGTTTTACTATGGAAATATTAGAGGAAAATATTTCAAATGACCCTTCAATAATTAGTAAAATGGCAAAAATTGAAGACCAAACAAGAAGGTTTATCGAAAATGGCGAAAATTTAAGATTAGTAAACGGTAAAATTCAAATACCTGTTGTTTTTCATGTAATTTATAGAACTTCAAGCGAAAATTTACCATTATCTGTTCTTCAGGGACAAATAGATGCGTTGAATGAAGATTTTAATTTACAAAACCCAAATAGAGGGGCTATGCCTTCAGAGTTTGCAGGAGTTGAAGCGAATGTAGATATCGATTTTGTTATTGAAGATGTAATTCGAGTCCAAAATTCTAAAAAAAGAAGCTGGAGACCAAATGATGACATGAAGTTTTCTTCTAAAGGGGGAAGTAACGTTGTAAATCCTCAAGAATTTTTAAATGTTTGGATTGTAAACTCTATGCCATATAGAGGAGGCCAAATTTTAGGGTACGCACAGTTTCCAGGTGGTAATTGGGCAACAGATGGTGTAGTACTAGCCAAAAATTTTGTTGGTGCTACTGATAGAACTGCTACTCATGAAGTTGGACACTGGTTAAACTTACGTCACATTTGGGGTGATGGTGGATGTGGTGCTAGCGACTTTGTTGCTGATACTCCAGATGCAGATGGTCCAAGTCGAGGATGTCCCACTTATCCAACCGTTGAATGCGGAAGTAATAATATGACTATGAACTTTATGGATTATTCTGATGACAGTTGTATGTATATGTTTACTCAAGGTCAAAAATCTAGAATGGATGCTGTTTTTGCTTCTAATGGATTTAGAGCTACTATGGCTGACTAA
- a CDS encoding cysteine desulfurase — MLDVKAIRKDFPILSRKVNGNSLIYLDNAATSQTPQQVIDVIVDYYSNYNANIHRGVHTLSQEATDKYEEARHKIQTHFNAEKAHEIIFTSGTTHSINLVANGFASLLNSDDEIIVSALEHHSNIVPWQMLCEKTGATLKVIPMNEDGTLIMSAFDKLLSDKTKLVFVNHISNALGTINPIEEIIKKAHQVGAAVLVDGAQACPHIKPDVQKLDVDFYVASAHKMCGPTGVGMLYGKEEWLNKLPPYQGGGEMIAEVTFEKTTYADLPHKFEAGTPNICGGIAFGAAIDYMNAVGFENIATYENELLNYATKKLLEIDDLRIYGHSKNKTSVISFNIGSIHPYDIGSIVDKLGIAVRTGHHCAQPIMDFYKISGTVRASFAFYNTFEEIDTFLQAIKKASQMLS; from the coding sequence ATGCTAGATGTTAAAGCTATAAGAAAAGATTTTCCAATACTTTCACGCAAAGTAAATGGGAATTCCTTGATTTATTTGGACAACGCTGCAACCTCACAAACGCCTCAACAAGTTATTGATGTAATAGTTGATTATTACAGTAATTATAATGCCAACATACATCGTGGTGTGCACACATTAAGTCAAGAAGCCACAGATAAATACGAAGAGGCTCGACATAAAATTCAAACACATTTTAATGCTGAAAAAGCCCATGAGATAATTTTTACTTCTGGTACTACGCACAGTATTAATTTGGTTGCTAACGGATTTGCGTCTTTATTAAATTCTGATGATGAAATTATAGTATCAGCCTTAGAACATCATAGTAATATTGTGCCTTGGCAAATGCTTTGCGAAAAAACTGGAGCTACATTAAAAGTAATTCCAATGAATGAAGATGGCACTTTGATTATGAGTGCTTTTGACAAATTACTTTCAGATAAAACCAAGCTTGTTTTTGTCAATCATATTTCTAACGCGTTAGGAACCATAAACCCTATTGAAGAAATAATAAAAAAAGCACATCAAGTAGGTGCTGCTGTTTTGGTAGACGGCGCGCAAGCTTGCCCTCATATAAAACCTGATGTACAAAAACTAGATGTAGATTTTTACGTAGCTTCAGCTCATAAAATGTGTGGACCAACTGGAGTTGGTATGCTTTACGGAAAAGAAGAGTGGTTAAATAAATTACCGCCTTACCAAGGTGGTGGTGAAATGATTGCCGAAGTCACTTTTGAGAAAACTACGTATGCTGATTTACCACATAAATTTGAAGCTGGCACACCAAATATTTGTGGTGGAATAGCTTTTGGAGCAGCTATAGATTATATGAATGCTGTTGGTTTTGAGAATATAGCAACTTATGAAAACGAGTTGCTCAATTACGCAACTAAAAAGCTTTTAGAAATTGATGATTTACGAATCTATGGTCATTCAAAAAATAAAACCTCTGTAATCTCCTTTAATATTGGTTCTATTCATCCATACGATATTGGTTCTATTGTTGATAAACTAGGTATCGCTGTCAGAACTGGTCATCATTGCGCGCAACCAATTATGGATTTCTATAAAATCTCTGGAACTGTTCGTGCTTCTTTTGCCTTTTATAACACGTTTGAAGAAATTGATACATTTCTTCAAGCAATAAAAAAAGCTTCTCAAATGCTTTCTTAG
- the sufD gene encoding Fe-S cluster assembly protein SufD: MELKEKLLSSFLAFENQVDVDTYVHDIRSEAIKTFETKGFPNKKDEAWKYTSLNKILKEDYSVFSKQENALEYSDVKKYFIHDIDSYKVIFIDGKYSSHLSETTHDGMDVCLMSAALTKPKYRLVIENYFNKIAKDDSLAALNTAFSQEGAFIHIPKNKLAEKPIQIVHFSTGNEAALMLQPRNLIVVGENSHVQIIERHQSLTSNPVLTNSVTEIFANKRAIVDYYKVQNDEQNASLIDNTYINQKQQSHVSVHTFSFGGKLTRNNLSFFQNGEHIDSTLKGITIIGDKQHVDHNTLVHHIEPNCESHQDYKGIFADNSVGVFNGKVVVEKEAQKTNAFQANNNILISDKSSINTKPQLEIFADDVKCSHGCTIGQLDESAMFYLRSRGIPEKEAKALLMYAFANNVLQSVKIPELKNRINKLIANKLGVSIGFDL, from the coding sequence ATGGAATTAAAAGAAAAATTATTATCATCATTTTTAGCTTTCGAAAATCAAGTAGATGTAGACACCTATGTTCATGATATTAGAAGTGAAGCCATCAAAACTTTTGAAACTAAAGGCTTCCCTAATAAAAAGGATGAAGCTTGGAAATACACGTCTTTAAATAAAATTTTAAAAGAAGATTATAGTGTATTTTCTAAGCAAGAAAATGCTTTAGAATATAGCGATGTCAAAAAATACTTTATTCACGATATCGATTCTTACAAAGTTATTTTTATAGACGGTAAATATTCTTCTCATCTTTCTGAAACTACTCACGATGGTATGGATGTTTGCTTAATGTCTGCCGCTTTAACAAAACCAAAGTACCGTTTAGTTATTGAGAATTACTTTAACAAGATTGCAAAAGACGATAGTTTAGCCGCATTAAATACGGCATTTTCTCAAGAAGGTGCTTTTATACATATTCCAAAAAATAAACTAGCAGAAAAACCTATTCAAATTGTTCATTTTTCAACAGGAAATGAAGCGGCTTTAATGCTTCAACCTAGAAACTTGATTGTTGTTGGTGAAAACTCTCATGTGCAAATTATTGAGCGGCATCAAAGTTTAACATCTAACCCAGTTTTAACAAATTCGGTTACTGAAATTTTTGCAAACAAACGTGCTATTGTAGATTACTATAAAGTACAAAACGATGAGCAAAACGCATCTTTAATTGATAATACATATATCAACCAAAAACAACAAAGTCATGTCTCTGTACATACGTTTTCTTTTGGAGGAAAGCTAACTAGAAATAATTTAAGCTTTTTCCAAAATGGAGAGCATATTGATTCAACACTAAAAGGCATTACTATTATTGGCGATAAACAACATGTAGATCATAACACACTTGTCCATCATATTGAACCAAACTGTGAAAGTCATCAAGACTATAAAGGTATTTTTGCTGACAATTCGGTTGGTGTATTTAACGGAAAAGTTGTAGTTGAAAAAGAGGCACAAAAAACCAATGCCTTTCAAGCAAATAACAATATATTAATAAGTGATAAATCTTCTATTAATACAAAACCGCAATTAGAGATTTTTGCAGATGATGTAAAATGTTCTCATGGTTGTACAATTGGACAATTAGATGAAAGCGCAATGTTCTATTTACGTTCTCGAGGCATTCCTGAAAAAGAAGCCAAAGCATTATTAATGTATGCTTTTGCGAATAATGTTTTACAAAGCGTAAAAATACCTGAGTTGAAAAATCGAATTAACAAGTTAATAGCCAATAAATTAGGTGTTAGTATTGGATTCGATTTATAG
- the sufC gene encoding Fe-S cluster assembly ATPase SufC — MLKIKDLHASVEDKTILKGINLEVKAGEVHAIMGPNGSGKSTLASVIAGKEEYEVEKGEILLEDHDIDELSAEERAHKGIFLSFQYPVEIPGVTVTNFMKTAINETRKARGLADMPANEMLKLIREKSELLEIDRKFLSRSLNEGFSGGEKKRNEIFQMAMLEPKLAILDETDSGLDIDALRIVANGVNKLRSKDNATIVITHYQRLLDYIVPDFVHVLHNGKIVKSGGKELAHELEEKGYDWIKEEVNA, encoded by the coding sequence ATGTTAAAGATTAAAGATTTACACGCAAGTGTTGAAGATAAAACAATATTAAAAGGCATTAACCTTGAGGTTAAAGCTGGAGAAGTACACGCGATTATGGGGCCTAATGGTTCCGGAAAAAGCACTTTAGCTTCTGTTATTGCAGGAAAAGAAGAATATGAAGTTGAAAAAGGGGAGATACTTCTTGAAGATCATGATATTGACGAATTATCTGCCGAAGAGCGTGCACATAAAGGCATTTTCTTGTCATTTCAATATCCTGTTGAAATTCCTGGAGTGACTGTAACTAATTTCATGAAAACTGCTATCAACGAAACTCGTAAAGCTCGTGGTTTAGCGGATATGCCAGCTAATGAAATGTTGAAGCTTATTCGCGAAAAATCTGAATTACTAGAGATTGACAGGAAGTTCTTATCACGTTCCTTAAACGAAGGATTTTCAGGAGGTGAAAAGAAACGAAATGAAATCTTTCAAATGGCAATGTTAGAACCTAAGCTGGCAATTCTTGATGAAACAGATTCTGGATTAGACATTGATGCACTTCGCATTGTTGCAAATGGTGTTAACAAACTTAGAAGTAAAGATAATGCTACCATTGTTATTACGCATTATCAGCGTTTATTAGATTACATAGTGCCAGATTTCGTACATGTACTTCATAATGGTAAAATTGTAAAATCTGGAGGAAAAGAATTAGCTCACGAGTTAGAAGAAAAAGGATACGACTGGATAAAAGAAGAAGTGAACGCTTAA
- the sufB gene encoding Fe-S cluster assembly protein SufB, protein MSKYTEDDLREELKTKEYEYGFYTDIESDTLPIGLNEDIVRAISKKKEEPEWMTEWRLEAFKVWKEMIEPEWANVHYKKPNFQAISYYSAPNSKPKYDSLDEVDPELLATFEKLGISIDEQKKLANVAMDVVIDSVSVATTFKKTLAEKGIIFMSISEAIKEYPELVKKYLGTVVPQKDNFYAALNSAVFSDGSFCYIPKGVRCPMELSTYFRINQAGTGQFERTLVIADEGSYVSYLEGCTAPSRDENQLHAAVVELIALDDAEIKYSTVQNWYPGNAEGKGGVYNFVTKRGLCEKNAKISWTQVETGSAVTWKYPSCVLKGDNSVGEFYSIAVTNNYQQADTGTKMIHLGKNTKSTIISKGISAGKSQNSYRGLVQINSRAENARNFSQCDSLLMGNECGAHTFPYIEAKNKSAKIEHEATTSKIGEDQIFYCNQRGIDTEKAIALIVNGFSKEVLNKLPMEFAVEAQKLLEISLEGSVG, encoded by the coding sequence ATGAGCAAGTATACTGAAGACGATTTAAGAGAAGAGCTTAAAACCAAAGAATACGAATATGGTTTTTATACAGATATAGAGTCTGATACTTTACCTATTGGATTAAATGAAGACATTGTTCGAGCCATTTCTAAAAAGAAAGAAGAGCCAGAATGGATGACTGAATGGCGTTTAGAAGCTTTTAAAGTTTGGAAAGAAATGATCGAGCCTGAATGGGCAAATGTACACTACAAAAAACCAAATTTTCAAGCTATTTCATATTATTCTGCACCAAATAGCAAGCCAAAATATGATAGCCTCGATGAGGTAGATCCTGAGCTTTTAGCAACATTTGAAAAACTTGGTATTTCAATAGATGAACAAAAAAAGCTAGCCAATGTTGCTATGGATGTTGTAATTGATTCGGTTTCTGTTGCTACTACTTTCAAAAAAACATTAGCAGAAAAAGGAATTATTTTCATGAGTATTTCTGAAGCTATAAAAGAGTATCCAGAACTAGTGAAAAAATATTTAGGAACAGTTGTCCCTCAAAAAGACAATTTTTATGCAGCATTAAATTCTGCCGTTTTTAGTGATGGTTCTTTCTGTTATATTCCAAAAGGCGTTAGATGTCCTATGGAATTATCAACCTATTTTAGAATTAATCAAGCAGGAACAGGACAGTTTGAAAGAACACTAGTTATTGCTGATGAAGGCAGTTATGTAAGTTACCTTGAAGGATGTACGGCTCCTAGTAGGGATGAAAACCAACTACATGCCGCAGTTGTAGAATTAATTGCTTTGGATGATGCCGAAATAAAATATAGCACAGTACAAAACTGGTATCCTGGAAATGCCGAAGGTAAAGGTGGTGTTTACAACTTTGTAACTAAAAGAGGTTTATGCGAAAAAAACGCTAAAATTTCTTGGACACAAGTAGAAACTGGAAGTGCAGTAACATGGAAATATCCATCATGTGTGCTTAAAGGAGATAACTCAGTTGGAGAATTTTATTCAATTGCTGTTACCAACAATTATCAGCAAGCTGATACTGGAACGAAAATGATTCACTTAGGAAAAAATACTAAGTCCACCATTATCAGCAAAGGTATTTCAGCAGGGAAATCTCAAAACAGTTATCGTGGTTTAGTACAAATTAATTCACGAGCAGAAAATGCTAGAAACTTTTCGCAATGTGATAGTTTGTTAATGGGTAATGAATGTGGTGCACATACATTTCCATATATAGAAGCAAAAAATAAGTCTGCTAAAATAGAGCATGAAGCGACTACTAGTAAAATTGGAGAAGACCAAATTTTTTATTGTAACCAAAGAGGTATTGATACTGAAAAAGCCATTGCTCTTATCGTAAATGGTTTTAGTAAAGAGGTCTTAAATAAACTTCCAATGGAATTTGCAGTTGAAGCTCAAAAATTATTAGAAATAAGTTTAGAAGGGTCTGTAGGATAA
- a CDS encoding iron-sulfur cluster assembly accessory protein — protein sequence MIKVSETAKKKVVQLMQDDGYNASTDFVRVGVKSGGCSGLSYDLQFDKQQQDDDKVFEDNGVKIIVDKKSFLYLIGTTLEYSGGLNGTGFVFNNPNANRTCGCGESFSL from the coding sequence ATGATCAAGGTTTCTGAAACAGCTAAAAAGAAGGTCGTTCAGCTAATGCAAGATGATGGCTATAATGCCTCAACAGATTTTGTACGCGTAGGTGTTAAAAGTGGTGGATGCTCTGGGTTGTCGTATGATTTGCAATTTGATAAACAACAGCAAGATGACGATAAGGTTTTTGAAGATAATGGCGTAAAAATCATTGTTGACAAAAAGAGTTTTTTATACCTTATTGGTACTACTTTGGAATATTCTGGAGGATTAAACGGAACAGGATTCGTGTTTAATAATCCTAACGCAAACCGAACTTGTGGTTGCGGCGAAAGTTTCTCCTTATAA
- a CDS encoding choice-of-anchor B family protein, producing MKNIKTPFLTVLLGTFILVFQQSCSKNNTFNDNNPTPNITNVICENGFAGVFPCNDYDLLAHITLEELKGGIEGNDSWGWTDSATGKEYALMCTSSGVSFVDISNPIDPILVGILPTATTNSSWRDVKVYNDHAFVVSEASGHGMQVFDLSRLRDVTSAPETFTEDARYTQFGNAHNIVINEDTGFAYAVGTNTYNGGPHFVNIQNPTNPTSAGGYGNDSYSHDAQVVTYNGPDTDYANSEILIGSNENEVVIVDVTDKNNPTNISSISYSNIGFTHQGWFTEDQKYFILGDETDEINYNTRTRTLVFDFTDLDNPTFHMQHLGPTTSIDHNVYVKGDLLYQANYTSGVRIIDISDIENSIITEVGSFDTYPENNSTSFHGAWNVYPYFASGNIIISDIERGLFIIRKSGS from the coding sequence ATGAAAAATATTAAAACACCGTTTTTAACTGTTTTATTGGGAACTTTTATATTAGTTTTTCAGCAAAGTTGCTCTAAAAACAATACGTTTAACGATAATAATCCCACTCCAAATATCACTAATGTAATATGTGAAAACGGATTTGCAGGAGTATTTCCTTGTAATGATTATGATTTACTAGCCCACATAACTTTAGAAGAACTAAAAGGAGGTATTGAAGGAAATGATTCTTGGGGATGGACAGACTCAGCTACAGGAAAGGAATATGCCTTAATGTGTACATCTTCTGGAGTTTCTTTTGTAGATATTTCAAACCCTATAGATCCTATATTAGTTGGAATTTTACCAACAGCAACAACTAATAGTTCATGGAGAGATGTAAAAGTTTACAATGACCATGCATTTGTAGTTAGTGAAGCATCAGGACATGGTATGCAAGTTTTTGATTTGTCAAGATTAAGAGATGTAACATCAGCTCCAGAGACTTTTACTGAAGATGCTCGTTATACACAATTTGGAAATGCACATAATATAGTAATTAATGAAGATACTGGTTTTGCTTATGCTGTAGGAACTAATACTTATAATGGAGGTCCACATTTTGTGAATATTCAAAATCCAACAAATCCAACATCAGCTGGTGGTTATGGAAACGATTCGTATTCTCACGATGCTCAAGTAGTTACTTATAATGGCCCTGATACAGATTACGCTAATAGTGAAATACTAATTGGAAGCAACGAAAATGAAGTAGTTATTGTAGATGTAACCGATAAAAATAACCCAACCAACATATCTAGTATCTCTTACTCTAATATTGGTTTTACTCATCAAGGATGGTTTACTGAAGACCAAAAATACTTTATTCTTGGAGATGAAACAGATGAGATTAATTATAATACAAGAACTAGGACTTTGGTGTTTGATTTTACAGATTTAGACAACCCAACATTCCATATGCAACACCTTGGACCAACAACGTCTATAGATCACAATGTATATGTCAAAGGAGATTTACTGTATCAAGCAAATTATACGTCTGGCGTTAGAATCATTGATATTTCTGATATAGAAAACAGCATAATAACCGAAGTTGGTTCTTTTGATACGTATCCAGAAAACAATAGCACATCCTTTCATGGAGCATGGAATGTTTATCCTTATTTTGCTAGCGGTAACATAATCATTAGTGATATTGAAAGAGGTTTATTTATTATTCGCAAAAGCGGAAGTTAA